The Fimbriimonadia bacterium genome contains a region encoding:
- a CDS encoding argininosuccinate lyase — translation MKKLIAQLLAVLVLASSVALIAGCGAKEEPAAPEPGTGTETPGE, via the coding sequence ATGAAGAAGCTTATCGCTCAGCTTTTGGCCGTTCTGGTTCTGGCGTCGTCGGTCGCTCTGATCGCCGGTTGCGGCGCCAAGGAGGAGCCTGCAGCCCCTGAGCCTGGCACTGGGACCGAGACTCCAGGCGAGTAG